TCATCTTCAACCTTACTTGTGCGAATAATTTCGTCCGCCTCTTTAGCGGCACTTTCCAACCCATAATCCAAACCACGATAGGCGTGTTGTTGTTTTAATGCCGCACTTTGTTCGTCCGACATCCCCGGCATAGCCATAAGTTCGGCATAGAATGGTTCAGCCGATCGCGGATCAACCGACAAATAATAACGCACAATTTTTTCACCGAGTGTCAGATTTTTATTCGCATTGTATTCGGCTACCCACACCGGGAGTACATCTTTGGCTTCGGCGATGCGCATTAGATCGGCTATATAACCTTCGATATCTTCATTGTAACCTACTTTGCGTTCGATTTCTTTCCCGTCGGCGTACATAAATACAACGGACGGATAACCGGTGATGTTGTATTTTTTTGCCAGTTCAATACCTTCGCCTTTTTCCGCATCTATTTTATAACATACCATTTTTTCGGTAACGGGTAAAAACGCCGCACTGCGATAAACATTTTTTTCCAAAAGTTTGCATGGTCCGCACCACGCCGTATAAAAATCAATCATCACCACTTGTTTTTTTTCGCGTGCCGCATCCAACACCGACTTGACATCACCGTAAACAAATCCCGGTATCTTATCGCCGGCATACACATTAAAACCAACCCCAAGCATCAATAGTATGATTAGTTTTTTCATATTCTCTCCATGATATTTATTATTAATACGATCCTTTTGTACGTTGTTGAATAATAAAAGTTAAATACTTTTTTACATTTTACTCGTACCGTAGCGCATCAATTACATTGGCCTGCGAGGCTTTGAGCGCGGGATAAAACCCGAAAAAAATACCGACGAGTACGGAAAGTCCGAAACTCAGAAGTACGGAATCCGGAGTAACAACCGTGCGCCATCCTGCATTCCACTGCAGAACATACGCCGAGCCGATACCAATACCGACACCGATCAATCCGCCAAACAAACAAATCACCATCGCTTCAATAAGAAATTGCAGGAGAATATCCTTGCGTTTGGCGCCGATCGCTTTTCGAATACCGATTTCTTTGGTGCGCTCCGTGACGGATACAACCATAATATTCATGATACCGATACCACCGACGATGAGCGAAATCGCCGCGATCGAAGCTAAAAGTATCGCCATCGTATCGCTTGTCTCTTGTGCCGTTGCCAAAATATCCGCTTGATTGCGAATGCTGAAGTCGTTTTCCGCATCACCGCGCAGTTTGTGGGTTTTGCGCAGAGCGCGTTCGATATCAAACGTCGTCTCATCCAGCATGTTTTCGTCATACACCTGCACCGCTATCGTCGTAACAAAATCCAATCCGAAAAGCCGCGTCTGTGCCGTCGTCAGGGGAACCATGATCTGATCGTCCTGATTCTGCCCCATACCGGTCTGTCCTTTACCGGCAAGCACACCGATCACGGTAAAATTTTGTCCGTTGATTTTGATAATACTCCCCACCGATTGAGCATTTCCAAAAAGTGTTTCTTCCACGGTCTGGCCCAATACGGCAACTTTGACGTTTCCTTTGATTTCTTCGGCGGAGAAATAACGACCTTCAGCCAAAACAAAATTTCGCACTTTCAAAAATTCGATGCGCGTGCCGGTGATCGTTGTGTTGGTATTCTTCGATTCATATTTGACTTGCGCATTGCGGGACAATTCCGGAGAAACAGCCGACACATATTCCGAATTTTTCAATATGGTCTCCGCATCGTCTTCCGTCAATGTTTGCGAACTGCCCGCCGCAAGCACCGTACGACCGACATTTTGAGAACCCGGCCGCACCAATAGCTGATTGGTACCCAGTCCTTGGAGTCTTTCCTGAATCCGGCGGCGAGACCCTTCACCGATCGCCACCATTGTGATAACAGCCCCCACACCGATAATGATGCCGAGCATCGTCAGAAATGTACGCAACCGATTGGACGTCAAAGCCCAAAGCGCGCTGCGAAGACTTTCGAGAATATTCATGATGTATGATAGGGTATTGTTACTACAAAACGTTCAAACTCAGCGCGAAAATGAAGTACGCTCTTTCATGCGATCTTTAAATCGTTCGCTTTCTTTAAGCGCTTGTGAATAGACGACCAGCATGACACGCGACGAATCGTCCAATCCGGATAACACTTCCGAAACATCCGCATTGGATAAACCGATGCGCACCGGATGCGCACGCAATGTTCCGGCTTCGGAAAGTACGACAAAACGCAGACGCGTCGAATCACTGCCGGAATTTTGTTCACGCATACGCTTACGTCCCATACCGCGCCCGCTGGAGTCCTGCGTGCGATCGCCTCGCTTTTCCGGTAATACCACTCCGGCTTCTTCTAAAATTTTTTTATCCGCCTGTACCTCCGCGTACGTACGCAGCAAGTCGTTGCCTATCAACAACGCATCGTCTTTCCCTGCAATATCTACGGTCACGGTCGCATTCATACCGGCTTTGAGTTTGTTCCCACGATTAGGTACGAGCAATATCACATCAAAGGTTGTTACGTTTTGAATGACCGTGGATTGTGCCGCCACACGAACCACTTCACCGAAAAAAACATCACCGGGATATGCATCCGCCACGATACGTCCACGCTGACCGACGCGAATTTTCCCGATATCTACTTCGTCTACGGCGGCCGTAAGATACACGCGATCCATCGCCGCGAGCCTGGCAATCGTCGTTCCTCCACCCGCATTGGATACAGCCGAAGCCACGATCTGACCTTCCGATACGGTACGCGACAAGACGATGCCGTCAATCGGTGAACGTACGGTCGTTTCCGCCATTTTTTGACGGGCTAAAACAAGATTGGATTGGGATTTGACCAATGTGGCTTTGGCGCGCACATACTCGACATTGATCTGATCGTATTCGGATTGGGCAAGCAAATTTTTTTCAAACAAATCTTTAGCGCGGCGCCAGTTATTTTCCTGCTGTATCAACACGGCCGAAGCTACTTGCGAATCGGCAATAGCTTGTTCCAACGCATTGCGGGTATCCGTCTGATCAAGCCGAGCAATCAATTGACCGGAATGCACGACATCGCTCGCTTCGATGGGAATTTTTTCCACCAATCCGCTGGCTTTGGATTTGACTTCCACCACATTGATCGGGTTGATAACGCCGGTCGCCGACACATCCACATTCAGTCGTCC
The sequence above is a segment of the bacterium genome. Coding sequences within it:
- a CDS encoding thioredoxin family protein, which encodes MKKLIILLMLGVGFNVYAGDKIPGFVYGDVKSVLDAAREKKQVVMIDFYTAWCGPCKLLEKNVYRSAAFLPVTEKMVCYKIDAEKGEGIELAKKYNITGYPSVVFMYADGKEIERKVGYNEDIEGYIADLMRIAEAKDVLPVWVAEYNANKNLTLGEKIVRYYLSVDPRSAEPFYAELMAMPGMSDEQSAALKQQHAYRGLDYGLESAAKEADEIIRTSKVEDDYDLISLAFNYAFYLTRRNQKEKAWETANALYAKLDAEKRQSYAENFMEIKYRSGQTDKSEDETRLRGIDLGDANGVSEAVKIHIKWKEKDRAENVLKTWLSSYGTNASLDDMNNVGWTAFEVKIMMREFAAAMIKTWDETVLEYQDAYKADTIANLCEAVGDKANAVRFGQLAVNMIPERSRMRKEFEGNLKRYQAMP
- a CDS encoding ABC transporter permease produces the protein MNILESLRSALWALTSNRLRTFLTMLGIIIGVGAVITMVAIGEGSRRRIQERLQGLGTNQLLVRPGSQNVGRTVLAAGSSQTLTEDDAETILKNSEYVSAVSPELSRNAQVKYESKNTNTTITGTRIEFLKVRNFVLAEGRYFSAEEIKGNVKVAVLGQTVEETLFGNAQSVGSIIKINGQNFTVIGVLAGKGQTGMGQNQDDQIMVPLTTAQTRLFGLDFVTTIAVQVYDENMLDETTFDIERALRKTHKLRGDAENDFSIRNQADILATAQETSDTMAILLASIAAISLIVGGIGIMNIMVVSVTERTKEIGIRKAIGAKRKDILLQFLIEAMVICLFGGLIGVGIGIGSAYVLQWNAGWRTVVTPDSVLLSFGLSVLVGIFFGFYPALKASQANVIDALRYE
- a CDS encoding efflux RND transporter periplasmic adaptor subunit, which produces MKKYIIGSIVLCLCVGALYLWKGNGGDQTKRNASGSALVIRPAALERGRLNVDVSATGVINPINVVEVKSKASGLVEKIPIEASDVVHSGQLIARLDQTDTRNALEQAIADSQVASAVLIQQENNWRRAKDLFEKNLLAQSEYDQINVEYVRAKATLVKSQSNLVLARQKMAETTVRSPIDGIVLSRTVSEGQIVASAVSNAGGGTTIARLAAMDRVYLTAAVDEVDIGKIRVGQRGRIVADAYPGDVFFGEVVRVAAQSTVIQNVTTFDVILLVPNRGNKLKAGMNATVTVDIAGKDDALLIGNDLLRTYAEVQADKKILEEAGVVLPEKRGDRTQDSSGRGMGRKRMREQNSGSDSTRLRFVVLSEAGTLRAHPVRIGLSNADVSEVLSGLDDSSRVMLVVYSQALKESERFKDRMKERTSFSR